GGAGGCCTCGTTGCCTCCTTCTTTTTTTCAAAATTGACACAAAAGGGTGCGTACACTAGACTGATTTTAGGCCTTTTTCACACAGCAAACGTTCAGATAGGGAACAGACTTGGTGAACTTTTCCCAGTTCGAAACCGCAAACCTCCCTGTACAACGCTGAAGCGGGGGGAGCACCTCATTGCACGACGCTGAAGCGGAGGGATCACCTCATTGCACGACACTAAAGCGGTTTGGTCGCCTTCCTGCGCATCGCTCAAAGGTGGGACCACCTCCCTGCGCGTCGCTAAAACGGGGGCCCCTCTCACAACATAGCGCTAACGGTCGTAGCAGAGGCTATTTGCCGAAAAAAGGCCGATTTGAAATTTTAACGGACGCAGTAGAGGCTAATCGTCGTTTCGGTGCCCAATTATCAGGGAAAAAGCAAAAATAGGCGCGCTCACGACCGTTAGAATCGAAAAGCGATCGATTTGGGCCAAATAGGCGCTGTCGCGTCCGTTAAAGGCTGCAAGTCGGCGAATCGACCAAGAGCATTGCCGCGCAAGAACTTCATATGCAATGAACAAGGAGGGAAACCGTTTTGTCAATTGACTTTGATAAGTACTTGGCAACGGTGATTTGGTGACCAGTCACGCAATGGCCGCGATTCGGTCGTGGCGGCATGTGTTCAAGCTGGACCCCGACCGTCCGATTTCCGATCACGCGTTGGAGCAAATTTGCGAATCCGGAACCGATGCTTTGATTGTGGGCGGTTCAACGGGCGTAACGTTTGACAACACGGTCGAGTTGCTGGCCAGAATCCGCGCATATTCTGTTTTTTGCGCTTTGGAAGTTTCCAACCAGGAGGCTATTGTTCCCGGCTTTGATTTATATCTGATTCCGACGGTGCTGAACACGCAAGACGGCGAATGGATCGTGGGGCGGCATGTTGAAGCGTTGAAGCGGTACGGGGCGATCATGCCGTGGGAACATATTGCGATGGAAGGCTACGTGATCCTGAACAAGTTTTCGGCTGCGGCCAGGCTATGCAACGCTCGAACCGAACTTGCGGTTCGCGATCTGGAAGCGTACGCGCGGTTTGCCGACAAGCTTTTGCACATGCCGATATTTTATGTGGAAAACAGCGGCGCTTTTGCCGATATGGAACCGGTGAAGCGCGTTAAATCATTGTTAACCGGGGCGCGGTTGTTTTATGGCGGCGGCATTGATAATCTTGCCAAAGCGAAACAGGCTGCGGAAGCGGCGCATACGATCATCGTTGGCAACGCCATTTATGAGCATTTGCCGGGAGCGCTGCAAACCGTAAAAGTTTTGGAAAAAAGCTGACAAATACGCGGAGTGGAAGGTATGGATGGCCATGTTGAACGATTTGCCGAATATATTTTCGGCGTTGCAGCAATTGAATCCGCGCCAGCGGGAAGCGGTCGAAGCCGTTGACTGCCCGCTTT
This Bacilli bacterium DNA region includes the following protein-coding sequences:
- a CDS encoding heptaprenylglyceryl phosphate synthase is translated as MAAIRSWRHVFKLDPDRPISDHALEQICESGTDALIVGGSTGVTFDNTVELLARIRAYSVFCALEVSNQEAIVPGFDLYLIPTVLNTQDGEWIVGRHVEALKRYGAIMPWEHIAMEGYVILNKFSAAARLCNARTELAVRDLEAYARFADKLLHMPIFYVENSGAFADMEPVKRVKSLLTGARLFYGGGIDNLAKAKQAAEAAHTIIVGNAIYEHLPGALQTVKVLEKS